In a genomic window of Oncorhynchus keta strain PuntledgeMale-10-30-2019 chromosome 26, Oket_V2, whole genome shotgun sequence:
- the LOC118359070 gene encoding SUN domain-containing ossification factor-like isoform X7 — protein MKRLRVLLACLILWWYPSHNVCCSEHSSSAPGVSSGESSLPEHHHEQHHRTDHKEESSSRTHTHTYDVELETKRATLEEPNTPNTEQVCVFQTVNQKEPVMVWSAPEPHLDPEPPAAAEPHSHNTHIHTDLEPDTQPTPLQNQAPSSPSIPPLSDDPTQGQASTDHTGPVETPSDAPAEPSPAPSTEDPQHTPTSTSYIPAPAPSRGSSINGMSFLSLSSIEVARSHPAVEDSPVEVASAEADPSLEVASAGSNSSLEGNVFADFSGSQCGMIPHNLATQTPPFGSPPTSGDDDSVESQSEQGHSQDAPGSDADVQVSLNPEDPDQGLPELDQGGNTSHRHQDIDQDQQAVDASGKETDPSVPSKEDIPTFDEWKKQVMEVEKEKTLSLHTSSSSIPPVKKVQKNFKNNYASVECGAKILSANTEAKSTSAILMENMDLYMLNPCSNKIWFVIELCEPIQVKQLDIANFELFSSTPKDFLVSISDRYPTNKWVKLGTFHARDERTVQSFPLDEQLYAKYVKMFIKYIKVELISHFGSEHFCPLSLIRVFGTSMVEEYDEIADSQYPSERLEYLDEDYDYPPGYLHSEDKGSKNLLGSATNAILNMVNNIAANVLGGKPEDGGAQLESNASSEAQNQTEGNKEVLLTPTPTITTPPPAVEPDHPAPQEDPDVALSSPDSPLSSPDSPLSSPDSPLPSPEDGQIVTLVVEEEEPPQSTVTLMEEEGDDDDDEREEQWMRESQLYCPLSSVSSLSSVSCVATLPELLRRWCDTCLTRERQRGLRKRQQDTYTHTPIDTPLPTHTTIQDPVPAATHTQEAPTHTEPVPDPETAPRAQNKVLSTTDSHNYTDTHPVDHIIVLEPSRTSTLSPHSFSHTPLSKPTPTQDEAPRPLSQDDPVPPPALQGAPGPEAQQASTPNPSPSPTTPLHPPTSETASLDLPPLSLKEEPVQPLPTASRPADIPPPTELPVPLQPDTHAEPHTPRAGVESGDLKGQGEQGGDSSPQPAEHPLREESTEDLLLSVPVTANGHLHRTATDFYAELQSTGEYIGGNGGVNGGVNVHGSSQKESVFMRLNNRIKALEMNMSLSSRYLEELSQRYRKQMEEMQRAFNKTIIKLQNTSRIAGEQDQRQTESIQMLQGQLENVTKLIINLTMTVSQLQKEVSDRQSYLVVSLVLCLCLGLVFCLHCCRSTNTQTTTHTAVNHYPSPKRCFSSYEDMSLKRRISCPLVRSKSFTFPTSEEETM, from the exons gtaCCCCAGTCATAATGTGTGTTGTTCAGAGCACAGCTCGTCAGCTCCAGGTGTGTCTAGTGGTGAAAGCAGCCTCCCAGAGCATCATCATGAGCAGCACCACAGGACTGACCACAAG GAGGAGTCGTCgtcgaggacacacacacacacctacgacGTGGAACTGGAGACAAAGAGGGCTACACTAGAGGAGCCCAACACACCGAACACGGAACAG GTGTGTGTTTTCCAGACTGTGAATCAGAAGGAGCCTGTGATGGTCTGGTCTGCCCCAGAACCACACCTGGATCCAGAACCCCCCGCTGCTGCTGAGCCtcactcacacaacacacacatccacacagacctagAGCCCGATACACAACCCACTCCCCTCCAGAATCAggctccctcatccccctccatcccaccGCTCAGCGACGACCCAACCCAGGGACAGGCCTCCACAGACCACACAGGCCCAGTCGAGACCCCCAGTGATGCACCGGCAGAACCCAGCCCAGCCCCCTCTACAGAAGACCCCCAACACACACCTACCTCTACCTCTTACATCCCTGCTCCAGCCCCATCCAG GGGCTCTTCCATAAATGGCATGTCCTTTCTTTCCCTCAGTTCAATAGAGGTTGCCAGATCTCATCCCGCGGTAGAGGATTCCCCTGTAGAAGTTGCCAGTGCTGAAGCCGATCCCTCTTTAGAGGTTGCCAGTGCTGGATCTAATTCCTCTCTAGAGGGCAATGTTTTTGCTGATTTCTCTGGCTCTCAGTGTGGGATGATTCCCCACAACCTGGCAACCCAAACCCCTCCTTTTGGCAGCCCGCCCACGAG TGGTGATGATGACTCTGTAGAGAGCCAGTCAGAACAGGGTCACAGTCAGGATGCTCCAGGTTCTGATGCTGATGTCCAGGTGTCTCTCAACCCAGAAGACCCAGACCAGGGCCTACCAGAGCTGGACCAGGGGGGAAACACATCCCACAGGCACCAAGACATAGACCAAGACCAGCAG GCAGTGGATGCCAGTGGTAAGGAGACTGACCCCTCAGTGCCCAGTAAGGAAGACATCCCAACATTCGACGAGTGGAAGAAACAAGTCATGGAAGTGGAGAAGGAGAAGA ctctctccctccatacctcctccAGCAGCATCCCCCCTGTGAAGAAGGTGCagaagaacttcaaaaacaactatgcTTCTGTGGAGTGTGGCGCTAAGATACTGTCAGCTAATACAGAGGCTAAG AGTACCTCAGCTATCCTCATGGAGAATATGGACCTGTACATGCTGAACCCCTGCAGCAACAAGATTTG gTTTGTAATAGAGCTGTGTGAGCCCATCCAGGTGAAACAGTTGGACATCGCTAACTTTGAACTCTTCTCCTCCACGCCGAAAGACTTCCTGGTCTCCATCAGTGACCG gtaccCCACCAACAAGTGGGTGAAGTTGGGAACGTTCCACGCCCGTGATGAGcgcacagtccagagcttcccaTTGGACGAACAGCTCTATGCCAAATATGTCAAG ATGTTCATCAAGTACATAAAG GTGGAGCTCATCTCCCACTTCGGATCAGAACACTTCTGCCCCCTCAGCCTCATCAG ggTGTTTGGTACCAGTATGGTGGAGGAATACGACGAGATCGCAGATTCCCAGTACCCCTCAGAGAGGCTGGAATACCTTGATGAGGATTATG ACTACCCACCTGGCTACCTCCACTCTGAGGACAAGGGTTCTAAAAATCTGCTGGGCTCTGCCacaa ATGCCATTCTCAACATGGTCAACAACATAGCAGCCAACGTTCTGGGAGGCAAGCCTGAGGATGGAGGAGCACAGCTGGAAT CCAACGCATCATCAGAAGCCCAGAACCAAACCGAGGGGAATAAGGAGGTGCTGCTCACACCaacccctaccatcaccacacctccTCCAGC AGTGGAGCCAGACCACCCCGCTCCTCAGGAGGACCCCGATGTCGCCCTCTCCTCCCCggactcccccctctcctccccggactcccccctctcctccccggACTCCCCCCTACCCTCCCCGGAGGATGGACAGATCGTGACTCtggtggtggaggaagaggagcccCCACAGTCCACTGTGACTCttatggaggaagagggggatgatgatgatgatgagagagaggaacagtggaTGAGGGAGAGCCAGCTgtactgtcctctctcctccgtgtcttccctctcttctgtctcatGTGTGGCCACACTGCCGGAGCTGCTACGGCGCTGGTGTGACACTTGCCtcaccagagagagacagcgcggTCTCCGCAAGAGGCAGCaagacacgtacacacacacccccataGACACTCCCttacccacacacaccaccatacaggaCCCTGTCCCCGCCGCCACACACACCCAGGAAGCCCCAACACACACAGAGCCGGTCCCTGATCCTGAGACGGCTCCCCGGGCCCAAAACAAGGTTTTATCTACTACAGACTCACAcaattacacagacacacaccccgtAGACCACATCATTGTTCTGGAGCCTAGCCGgacctctaccctctccccccaCAGCTTCTCTCACACCCCCCTCTCCAAACCCACCCCTACCCAGGACGAAGCTCCCCGGCCCCTCAGCCAAGATGACCCCGTCCCTCCTCCAGCCCTGCAGGGAGCCCCTGGCCCAGAGGCCCAGCAGGCCAGCACCCCGAACCCTTCCCCCAGTCCCActacccccctccaccccccaacTTCTGAGACAGCTTCTCTGgacctccctccactctccctgaAGGAGGAGCCAGTCCAGcccctccccactgcctccagaCCTGCAGACATCCCCCCTCCCACCGAACTCCCTGTGCCCCTCCAGCCCGACACACACGCAGAGCCACACACACCCAGGGCTGGGGTAGAAAGTGGAGACCTCAAGGGCCAAGGGGAGCAGGGCGGCGACTCCTCTCCCCAGCCAGCAGAGCACCCACTTAGGGAAGAGTCCACGGAGGACCTGCTACTTAGTGTCCCGGTTACTGCTAACGGACATTTACACCGGACAGCTACGGACTTCTACGCTGAGCTGCAGAGCACAGGGGAGTATATTGGAGGGAATGGAGGCGTGAACGGAGGAGTGAACGTGCATGGCTCCAGTCAAAAGGAGAGTGTGTTCATGAGGTTGAACAACAGGATCAAAGCCCTGGAGATGAACATGTCCCTCAGCAGCAGATATCTGGAGGAACTCagccagag GTATCGTAAGCAGATGGAGGAGATGCAGAGGGCCTTCAACAAGACCATCATCAAGCTACAGAACACCTCCCGCATCGCTGGAGAACAG gaccagagacagaccgagTCAATACAGATGTTACAGGGCCAGCTGGAGAACGTCACCAAGCTGATAATCAACCTCACCATGACTGTCTCACAGTTACAGAAAGAG GTGTCGGACCGACAGAGTTACCTGGTGGTGTCTCTagtcctgtgtctctgtctgggcCTGGTGTTCTGCCTGCACTGCTGCCGGAGCACCAACACACAAACCACCACACACACCGCAGTCAACCACTACCCCAGCCccaagag